TCTTTTCGCCGGACCGCGGGCGCCCAGTTCGACGCGGCCCGCGAGCTGGCCGACTACCGCCGGCGCGCGGAAGAAGCGTGGCCCAAGATCGAGATTGCCGACGTCGACAGCACCGGTCTGCCGGATACTCCACTGCTCGGGTCCCAGCTGACCCTGACGGCAACCGTGCGGCTGGCCGGGCTGAGGCCAAACGACGTGACGGTGCAGGGGGTGCTGGGCAGGGTCGACGCCGGCGATGTGCTAATGGATCCGGTCACCGTCGAGATGGCGCATACCGGCACCGGCGACGGCGGCTACGAGATCTTCTCGACGACGACGCCGCTGCCGCTGGCGGGGCCAGTCGGATACACCGTGCGGGTGCTGCCTCGCCACCCGATGCTGGCCGCCAGCAACGAGCTCGGCCTGGTCACCCTGGCCTGACCCGCCGAGAAGACGCAAAAGCTCCTAAATCTGGCCGATTTAGTGGGCTTTTGCGTCTGCTCGCGCAAGGCGCCGCAGGGCCGCGCGCACTTGCGTGGCGTTGGTGGTCTGCCAAAAGGGCGGCAGCGAGGCTCGCAGGAATTCGCCATAGCGGGCGGTAGCCATCCGTGAATCGAGCACCGCAACCACGCCCCGATCGGTGACGCGCCGTAACAGCCGGCCGGATCCCTGTGCCAGCAGCAGCGCCGCGTGGCTGGCGGCGACCGTCATGAAGCCGTTGCCGCCACGGGCGGCCACCGCACGCTGGCGGGCACTCAGCAGGGGATCGTCCGGCCGGGGGAACGGGATGCGGTCGATCAACACCAACGACAGCGACGGTCCCGGCACGTCGACCCCCTGCCACAGCGACAGCGTGCCGAACAGGGAGGTCGCCGCATCGGCGGTGAACTTCTCCACCAGCGTGGACGTACTGTCGTCGCCCTGACACAACACCGGCGTGGACAGCCGTTCGCGCATGGCCTCGGTGGCTGCCCGGGCGGCCCGCATGGACGAGAACAGCCCCAGGGTGCGCCCACCTGCAGCGGTGATGAGTTCGGCGATCTCGGTCAGTTGTTCGGCCGAGCCGCTGCCGTCTCGGCCCGGCGGCGGGAGATGGGCGGCCACGTAGAGGATTCCCGACTTTGCGTGCTGGAAAGGCGAGCCCACGTCCAGGCCACGCCAGGGCGTGTCTGCAGTCAGGCCCCATGCCGTGGCCATCGCGTCAAACGACCCGCCGATTGTCAGCGTTGCCGAGGTCAATACGGTCGTTGCACGGGCGAACACCTGGGTGGCCAACAGCTCGGCCACCGATAGCGGAGCCACCCGCAGCACCGCGCGAGCCGATTCGTGGTTGTCCTCGTGCTCCAGCCAAACCACGTCGCTGCGGTCAGGGATAGCGGGGGCGAACGACGCCAGGATTCGTGACGCGGTATCGGATATTTCGGTCAGTACCGCGCCCGCTTCGGCGCGCACGGACGCCGTCGTGGTGTCGCTGCCGGTATCGATCGCTGAGCGCGCCGCACTGGCCGCATCGCGCAGCGCGCTCAGATAGGTCGCCATCTCGTCATCGAGGCAATCAATGCGGCCCGGTCTGGCGTCGTGAATCGCCGAACTGAAGGTAGCCGAAGCCGCCTGAAGCCGCTGGGTCACTTTCGGGTCGACCAGCCGGGTGATCCGTCGTGCGGCCATACCGAGCGTGGCAGACGTCAGCTCAGCGGCGGCTACCGAGGTCACCCGGTCGGCCAATTCGTGAGCCTCGTCGACAACCAGCAGCCGATGTTCTGGCAGTACCGCCGATTCGGCGACGGCATCGATGGCCAGCAGCGCGTGGTTGGTGACGACGACATCGGCCAGGCCGGCCGCTCCACGAGCCCGTTCGGAGAAGCACTCCGAGCCAAACGGGCAGCGGGCCACGCCGAGGCATTCCCGCGCCGAAACGCTGACCTGCGACCAGGATCGGTCTC
Above is a window of Mycobacterium tuberculosis H37Rv DNA encoding:
- the dinG gene encoding ATP-dependent helicase DinG encodes the protein MSESVSMSVPELLAIAVAALGGTRRRGQQEMAAAVAHAFETGEHLVVQAGTGTGKSLAYLVPAIIRALCDDAPVVVSTATIALQRQLVDRDLPQLVDSLTNALPRRPKFALLKGRRNYLCLNKIHNSVTASDHDDERPQEELFDPVAVTALGRDVQRLTAWASTTVSGDRDDLKPGVGDRSWSQVSVSARECLGVARCPFGSECFSERARGAAGLADVVVTNHALLAIDAVAESAVLPEHRLLVVDEAHELADRVTSVAAAELTSATLGMAARRITRLVDPKVTQRLQAASATFSSAIHDARPGRIDCLDDEMATYLSALRDAASAARSAIDTGSDTTTASVRAEAGAVLTEISDTASRILASFAPAIPDRSDVVWLEHEDNHESARAVLRVAPLSVAELLATQVFARATTVLTSATLTIGGSFDAMATAWGLTADTPWRGLDVGSPFQHAKSGILYVAAHLPPPGRDGSGSAEQLTEIAELITAAGGRTLGLFSSMRAARAATEAMRERLSTPVLCQGDDSTSTLVEKFTADAATSLFGTLSLWQGVDVPGPSLSLVLIDRIPFPRPDDPLLSARQRAVAARGGNGFMTVAASHAALLLAQGSGRLLRRVTDRGVVAVLDSRMATARYGEFLRASLPPFWQTTNATQVRAALRRLARADAKAH